In Carya illinoinensis cultivar Pawnee chromosome 10, C.illinoinensisPawnee_v1, whole genome shotgun sequence, one DNA window encodes the following:
- the LOC122278091 gene encoding 5'-adenylylsulfate reductase 3, chloroplastic-like, with product MALAFAASSSSSAPTAFSGSSFPFSSSSSELKAPQIGSLRLLDRDRTHALSRAVNFSQRRCSVKPVNAEPKRNDSIVPLAATIAAAEVVEKVEVEDYERLAKELEDASPLEIIDKALEKFGNDIGIAFSGAEDVALIEYAHLTGRPYRVFSLDTGRLNPETYQLFDQVEKHYGIRIEYMFPDAVEVQALVRNKGLFSFYEDGHQECCRVRKVRPLRRALKGLRAWITGQRKDQSPGTRSEIPIVQVDPVFEGMDGGIGSLVKWNPVANVQGQDIWNFLRTMNVPVNSLHSKGYVSIGCEPCTRPVLPGQHEREGRWWWEDAKAKECGLHKGNIKEENTAQLNGIENGAAHSSGTATVPDIFNSQNLVNLSRNGIENLARLEKRKEPWIVVLYAPWCPFCQAMEASYVELAEKLAGTGVKVGKFRADGEHKEYAQRELQLGSFPTIIFFPKGSSRPIKYPSEKRDVESLTAFVNALR from the exons ATGGCGCTTGCTtttgctgcttcttcttcttcttctgcacCAACTGCATTTTCTGGTTCTAGCTTcccattttcctcttcttcttctgagCTCAAAG CTCCACAAATCGGTTCGCTCCGGCTATTGGATCGGGACCGCACTCATGCTCTATCCCGAGCTGTGAACTTCTCCCAAAGACGGTGCTCGGTCAAGCCGGTCAACGCCGAACCTAAACGGAATGACTCGATTGTCCCTCTTGCGGCAACGATTGCTGCCGCTG AAGTGGTGGAGAAGGTAGAGGTGGAGGATTATGAGCGATTGGCTAAAGAGCTTGAAGATGCTTCCCCTCTAGAGATTATCGACAAGGCCCTTGAGAAGTTCGGCAACGACATTGGAATTGCGTTCAG TGGTGCTGAAGATGTTGCTCTGATTGAGTATGCACATCTAACTGGTAGACCGTATAGAGTCTTCAGCCTGGACACCGGGAGGCTAAACCCAGAAACGTACCAATTATTTGACCAAGTGGAGAAGCATTATGGCATCCGCATCGAATACATGTTTCCTGACGCTGTTGAAGTGCAGGCATTAGTAAGGAACAagggtttgttttctttttatgagGATGGACACCAGGAGTGTTGCCGTGTGAGGAAGGTAAGGCCCCTGAGGAGGGCCCTTAAGGGGCTTCGTGCCTGGATCACCGGCCAACGAAAAGATCAATCTCCAGGTACTAGGTCTGAGATTCCAATTGTCCAAGTGGATCCAGTGTTTGAGGGGATGGATGGCGGGATTGGCAGCTTGGTAAAGTGGAATCCAGTGGCAAACGTTCAGGGTCAAGACATATGGAACTTTCTCCGTACCATGAATGTGCCTGTGAATTCATTGCACTCGAAAGGATACGTCTCAATTGGTTGTGAGCCATGCACAAGGCCGGTCTTACCAGGGCAGCATGAGAGGGAGGGAAGATGGTGGTGGGAAGATGCCAAGGCTAAGGAGTGTGGCCTCCACAAAGGAAATATCAAGGAAGAAAACACAGCTCAACTAAATGGTATTGAAAATGGAGCAGCCCATTCAAGTGGAACTGCCACGGTTCCTGACATTTTCAACAGCCAGAATCTGGTGAACTTGAGCAGAAATGGGATAGAGAATTTGGCAAGATTGGAGAAACGGAAAGAACCATGGATTGTTGTGCTCTATGCACCATGGTGCCCCTTCTGCCAG GCAATGGAAGCCTCATACGTTGAGTTGGCTGAGAAATTAGCAGGGACGGGGGTGAAGGTGGGAAAGTTCAGGGCAGACGGGGAGCATAAGGAGTATGCCCAGCGAGAACTGCAACTAGGAAGCTTCCCCACAATTATTTTCTTTCCCAAAGGCTCTTCTCGGCCAATAAAGTATCCTTCGGAGAAGAGGGATGTTGAATCCTTGACAGCTTTTGTCAATGCTCTTCGGTGA
- the LOC122278246 gene encoding glucan endo-1,3-beta-glucosidase 1-like: protein MAASKITLLTIFSILTILSPVSQAKPVGFQRIKQQQKAQGIRTGTEPFVGVNIGTDVSNLLSPSAIVSFLQLQKISHVRLYDAYPDLLKALARTSIRVIISIPNDQLLAIGSSNATAAAWVRRNVVSFFPDTIITAIAVGDEVLTTVPSSSPLFLPAIESLYSALVAANLHNRIKISSPHAASIVLDPFPPSQAFFNQSLRSAILPLLQFLSRTGSPLMMNLYPYYVFMQNKGLVPLDNSLFKPLTPAKEMVDPNTLLHYTNVLDAMIDATYFSMKNLNVTDVQVLVSESGWPSKGDSKEPYATVENADTYNSNLIRHILDRKGTPLHPEITSSVYIYELFNEDLRSPPVSEANWGLFYANSTPVYLLHVSGSGSFLSNDMTNQTYCVAMDGMEPKTLQAALDWACGPGQANCSEIQPGEDCYQPNTVKGHASYAFDSYYQMEGKSAGSCDFKGVAMITTTDPSHGGCIFPGSKKVANKKRQVVNWTQVSGAADSLRFVPFCIWRTRGVLLYTAFSILLYIPLMTPF from the exons ATGGCAGCCTCTAAGATCACCCTCCTCACCATCTTCTCCATCTTGACAATACTTTCCCCAGTCTCCCAAG CTAAACCAGTAGGATTCCAACGAATCAAGCAGCAGCAGAAGGCACAAGGCATACGCACAGGCACTGAACCCTTCGTGGGTGTGAACATTGGTACTGATGTTTCAAATCTACTGTCACCTTCAGCCATTGTATCTTTCCTCCAACTCCAAAAGATCAGCCACGTCCGCCTCTACGATGCCTACCCTGACCTCCTCAAGGCTCTGGCTCGCACCAGCATCCGCGTTATCATCAGCATCCCCAACGATCAGCTCCTCGCCATTGGTTCCTCCAATGCCACCGCCGCCGCCTGGGTCCGCCGAAATGTTGTCAGTTTCTTTCCAGATACCATCATCACCGCCATTGCTGTCGGCGACGAGGTCTTGACCACCGTGCCCTCCTCATCTCCTCTCTTTCTTCCGGCCATAGAGTCCCTCTACAGCGCTTTAGTTGCGGCAAACCTTCACAACAGGATCAAGATTTCGAGCCCACACGCCGCTTCAATAGTTCTTGATCCTTTCCCACCTTCGCAAGCTTTTTTTAACCAGAGCTTGAGATCTGCTATCCTTCCTCTGCTTCAGTTCCTTTCAAGAACTGGGTCCCCTTTGATGATGAACCTTTACCCTTACTATGTGTTTATGCAGAACAAAGGTTTGGTTCCACTGGACAATTCTCTGTTTAAACCCTTGACACCCGCTAAAGAAATGGTTGATCCAAATACTCTGCTTCATTATACCAACGTGTTGGATGCCATGATTGACGCGACCTATTTCTCAATGAAGAACCTCAATGTCACTGACGTTCAGGTCCTAGTCTCCGAGAGTGGTTGGCCTTCAAAGGGTGATTCTAAAGAACCTTATGCCACAGTTGAGAATGCTGATACATATAATTCGAACCTGATCAGGCATATTCTTGACCGTAAAGGAACCCCTTTGCACCCGGAGATCACTTCCAGTGTGTATATATACGAGTTGTTCAATGAAGACCTGAGGTCCCCGCCGGTTTCGGAGGCGAATTGGGGGTTGTTTTATGCGAATTCCACCCCGGTGTACTTGCTGCACGTTTCGGGAAGTGGGTCCTTTCTGTCCAACGACATGACGAACCAGACATACTGTGTGGCAATGGATGGAATGGAGCCGAAGACGTTGCAGGCGGCGTTGGATTGGGCTTGCGGACCGGGGCAGGCCAATTGCTCGGAGATTCAGCCAGGGGAGGATTGCTACCAGCCTAACACTGTAAAGGGTCACGCTTCTTATGCGTTTGATAGCTATTATCAGATGGAAGGGAAGTCCGCTGGTTCTTGTGACTTCAAGGGTGTGGCCATGATCACCACCACTGACCCAA GTCACGGGGGCTGTATATTTCCAGGAAG TAAGAAGGTAGCCAACAAGAAAAGACAGGTGGTGAACTGGACACAAGTAAGTGGTGCAGCAGACAGTCTGAGATTCGTCCCCTTCTGCATCTGGCGAACAAGGGGTGTTCTTTTATACACAGCTTTCAGTATTTTGTTGTATATTCCTTTAATGACTCCATTTTGA